The following proteins come from a genomic window of Ilumatobacter coccineus YM16-304:
- a CDS encoding TetR/AcrR family transcriptional regulator — translation MRTSGTSDKPRSPWIADLRWARETQQDRSKQTQAALLDAVEAELGTSTIDALSVNAIAERAGVSVGSVYFHFTNKQALIHAMVDRFVAEWIVTTDDATDPERWVGASFLDVLRGFAEFSLRGMRQAEGVTKARLQLALVDPEIAAQEEKGAMHMVDRVFDLLWARRSEIGRPDPGAGIGYVIDQTIAMTRLRASVPGTRIATDTDATFIDATIESAQAFLQIDARR, via the coding sequence GATCGCCGACCTGCGGTGGGCGCGCGAGACGCAGCAGGATCGAAGCAAGCAGACACAGGCCGCCTTGCTCGATGCCGTCGAGGCGGAGCTGGGCACTTCGACGATCGACGCGCTCAGCGTCAACGCCATCGCCGAACGTGCGGGCGTGTCGGTCGGGTCGGTCTACTTCCACTTCACGAACAAGCAGGCGCTCATCCATGCGATGGTCGACCGATTCGTCGCCGAGTGGATCGTCACGACCGACGACGCCACCGACCCCGAGCGCTGGGTCGGCGCGTCGTTCCTGGACGTGCTTCGTGGATTCGCCGAGTTCTCGCTGCGCGGGATGCGCCAGGCGGAGGGGGTCACCAAGGCGCGCCTCCAACTGGCCCTCGTCGACCCCGAGATCGCCGCGCAGGAGGAGAAGGGTGCGATGCACATGGTCGATCGAGTCTTCGATCTGCTGTGGGCCCGCCGCAGCGAGATCGGTCGGCCGGACCCCGGAGCGGGTATCGGCTACGTGATCGACCAGACGATCGCCATGACGCGTCTGCGCGCCAGTGTTCCCGGCACGCGCATCGCGACCGACACCGATGCGACGTTCATCGACGCCACGATCGAATCGGCGCAGGCCTTCCTGCAGATCGACGCACGACGATGA
- a CDS encoding nitroreductase family protein — MTDNDPNSTPGTRHPRTGFDLAEADRLLKTTKQVRRRLDLSRAVPHDEILECIDVASHAPMGGNLERNRWMIIEDPATKQEIAERYVAVGAPYLDGHSQATQDQRAERVIESGKFLIEHLADVPALVLALRLDRPPPAEALGATAAYYGSVLPGVWSFQLAARARGLGSAWTTFHLEHEADVADVLGIPPTVTQVCLLPVAYYTGDTFSPAPRRPAREVTYLNRWKQPVEPPGDAT; from the coding sequence ATGACCGACAACGACCCGAACTCCACACCCGGCACGCGCCATCCGCGGACCGGCTTCGATCTCGCCGAAGCCGACCGCCTCTTGAAGACGACCAAGCAGGTCCGTCGACGGCTCGACCTCAGCCGAGCTGTACCCCACGACGAGATCCTCGAGTGCATCGATGTCGCCAGCCACGCACCGATGGGAGGCAACCTCGAACGCAACCGATGGATGATCATCGAAGACCCAGCAACCAAGCAGGAGATCGCCGAACGATACGTCGCCGTCGGCGCCCCGTACCTCGACGGACACTCCCAAGCCACGCAGGATCAGCGCGCCGAACGAGTCATCGAATCGGGCAAGTTCCTGATCGAGCACCTCGCCGATGTCCCCGCGCTCGTGCTGGCACTGCGCCTCGATCGTCCACCGCCCGCCGAAGCGCTCGGTGCCACCGCCGCGTACTACGGGTCGGTACTTCCGGGCGTGTGGAGCTTCCAACTCGCCGCTCGCGCACGAGGCCTCGGCTCGGCGTGGACGACGTTCCATCTCGAACACGAGGCCGACGTCGCGGACGTCCTCGGTATTCCGCCGACGGTGACCCAGGTGTGCCTGCTCCCGGTCGCCTACTACACCGGCGACACCTTCAGCCCGGCACCCCGTCGCCCGGCGCGCGAGGTGACCTATCTCAACCGCTGGAAGCAGCCGGTCGAGCCGCCCGGCGACGCGACCTGA
- a CDS encoding zinc-binding dehydrogenase encodes MNALVFNGPRDIRYEDYADPELTVDNGVIVKVQMCSICGSDLHIYHGDAIGSVDYTTGLDPFCVGHEFIGEVVEAGPMVYNSAVGDRVFVAGGTGCGSCGACRSGIGKCPATTAFGCSTRLQGGQAEFVQVPNADRTIRTIPDHLGDEQALLLTDAMATAKFGIDRCEITPGDTVAVVGLGPIGLLGVELAHLSGAAQVIAIDPVAGRRDHAAGLGASALPPGDDLVAAIRQLTGGRLVDRCFEASGAAAAIASVPRLMRSGGTASFIGLPQGGTGLDMAQLIYRNLTVRAGVAPVPQLWPSLLPLLESGRLRAEGLFSHRMPLSAGAEGYRLFDSRDDGVLKILFEL; translated from the coding sequence ATGAATGCACTCGTCTTCAACGGTCCACGCGACATTCGCTACGAGGACTACGCCGACCCCGAGTTGACCGTCGACAACGGCGTCATCGTCAAGGTCCAGATGTGCAGCATCTGCGGATCGGATCTGCACATCTACCACGGCGACGCGATCGGCAGCGTCGACTACACGACCGGGCTCGACCCGTTCTGCGTCGGGCACGAGTTCATCGGCGAAGTCGTCGAAGCAGGACCGATGGTGTACAACTCGGCAGTCGGCGACCGCGTCTTCGTCGCTGGTGGCACCGGCTGCGGCAGTTGTGGTGCCTGCCGCTCGGGCATCGGAAAATGCCCGGCCACAACAGCATTCGGCTGTTCGACGCGACTCCAAGGAGGGCAAGCCGAGTTCGTCCAGGTCCCGAACGCCGATCGCACGATTCGCACGATTCCCGATCACCTCGGCGACGAGCAGGCACTCCTCCTCACCGACGCCATGGCCACAGCCAAATTCGGGATCGACCGGTGCGAGATCACGCCGGGCGACACGGTCGCCGTCGTCGGCCTTGGGCCGATCGGCCTGCTCGGTGTGGAACTCGCCCACCTCAGTGGCGCAGCGCAGGTCATCGCGATCGACCCGGTCGCTGGGCGCCGCGACCATGCTGCTGGGCTCGGTGCCAGTGCGTTACCGCCGGGCGACGATCTGGTTGCTGCGATTCGCCAGTTGACCGGCGGCCGTCTCGTCGACCGGTGCTTCGAAGCATCCGGAGCAGCCGCCGCGATCGCCTCGGTTCCGCGCCTCATGCGCAGCGGCGGTACCGCATCGTTCATCGGCCTGCCGCAGGGTGGCACCGGGCTCGACATGGCACAACTGATCTACCGCAACCTCACCGTGCGGGCCGGCGTGGCTCCGGTCCCCCAACTCTGGCCATCGCTGCTGCCGCTGCTGGAGAGCGGACGGCTCCGAGCGGAGGGCCTGTTCTCCCACCGAATGCCACTCTCCGCAGGAGCCGAGGGATATCGCCTGTTCGACAGCCGCGACGACGGTGTGCTCAAGATCCTGTTCGAACTCTGA
- a CDS encoding SDR family NAD(P)-dependent oxidoreductase — translation MTDELLDFTGQVALITGGSRGLGRQMALALAARGADVVVTSRNLDACVEVAGEIEAMGRQALPYGCHVADWDQIDGLVEAAYERFGKVDVLINNAGMSPLYDKISDLSSELFDKVVGVNLKGPFRLMAVVGERMVADGGGSIINVSSIASERPMPGAEPYGAAKAGLNALTRSFAFALGPAVRVNCILAGPFLTDISDHWDMDAFEKDAKINQALQRGGEPDEIVGAALYLASRTSSFTTGTLMRVDGGGR, via the coding sequence ATGACCGACGAACTCCTGGACTTCACGGGCCAGGTCGCACTCATCACCGGCGGCAGCCGCGGCCTCGGCCGGCAGATGGCCCTCGCCCTCGCCGCCCGAGGCGCCGACGTCGTCGTCACCAGTCGCAACCTCGACGCATGCGTCGAGGTCGCCGGCGAGATCGAGGCGATGGGGAGACAAGCCCTCCCGTACGGGTGCCACGTTGCGGACTGGGATCAGATCGATGGACTCGTCGAGGCGGCCTACGAGCGATTCGGCAAGGTCGACGTCCTGATCAACAACGCCGGCATGTCGCCGCTGTACGACAAGATCAGCGATCTCTCGTCGGAGCTGTTCGACAAGGTGGTCGGGGTCAACCTCAAGGGGCCGTTCCGCTTGATGGCCGTCGTCGGCGAGCGGATGGTCGCCGATGGTGGCGGATCGATCATCAACGTCAGCAGCATCGCGTCCGAGCGTCCCATGCCTGGAGCCGAACCGTACGGTGCCGCCAAAGCCGGGTTGAACGCGCTCACCCGTTCCTTCGCGTTCGCGCTCGGCCCGGCGGTGCGAGTGAACTGCATCCTCGCCGGACCGTTCCTCACCGACATCTCGGATCACTGGGACATGGACGCCTTCGAGAAGGACGCGAAGATCAACCAGGCGCTGCAGCGCGGTGGCGAACCCGACGAGATCGTCGGCGCAGCCCTCTACCTCGCCAGCCGCACCAGCTCGTTCACCACCGGCACGCTCATGCGCGTCGACGGCGGCGGCCGATAG
- a CDS encoding sucrase ferredoxin — MTPAPSSDSGPTATSFPIDRYCADRSRSCGEPCAGTPGLDRRFLLVGAPGPWPAEAVDYAEGIQAEAVAARARLVLVRHPMLTRAHRAVVADGGIDWYERADEGALAIESPLDGPMLAVCTHARQDLCCGRYGASLVTALRPHLPATLECSHLGGDRFAPNGLMLPSGILLGRLDAVSAPDLASTIRSGSVDPRMFRGRGGQAPHDAAVEAEIRRHTGVHDLDVPVRVEWDEAEASFTGRVGDVAVSGTLSPGTRYSGRLTCSAETDGYRHAVDVTVRTSSPGRASTPAV; from the coding sequence ATGACGCCGGCCCCCTCCAGTGATTCCGGGCCGACGGCGACGTCGTTTCCGATCGATCGTTACTGCGCCGACCGGAGTCGGAGCTGTGGGGAGCCATGCGCGGGTACGCCCGGGCTGGACCGGCGATTTCTCCTGGTCGGTGCTCCCGGACCCTGGCCAGCGGAGGCCGTCGACTACGCCGAGGGCATTCAGGCCGAAGCTGTCGCGGCACGAGCCCGTCTCGTGCTCGTCCGGCATCCGATGCTCACCCGAGCGCACCGGGCGGTGGTCGCCGACGGCGGCATCGACTGGTACGAACGCGCCGACGAGGGAGCGCTCGCGATCGAGTCACCGCTCGACGGGCCGATGCTCGCGGTCTGCACGCACGCCCGGCAGGATCTGTGCTGCGGTCGCTACGGCGCGAGCCTCGTGACGGCGTTGCGTCCGCATCTGCCGGCCACGCTCGAGTGCAGTCATCTCGGCGGTGATCGGTTCGCCCCGAACGGCCTGATGCTCCCCTCCGGCATTCTGCTCGGACGTCTCGATGCCGTGAGTGCGCCCGATCTGGCGTCGACCATCCGGTCGGGGTCGGTCGACCCGAGGATGTTCCGGGGGAGAGGTGGGCAGGCTCCCCACGACGCTGCCGTCGAGGCCGAGATCCGGCGTCACACGGGTGTGCACGACCTCGACGTTCCCGTCCGTGTCGAGTGGGACGAAGCCGAGGCGAGCTTCACCGGCAGGGTGGGCGACGTCGCCGTGAGCGGAACGCTGTCGCCCGGAACTCGCTACTCGGGTCGCCTCACGTGCTCGGCAGAGACCGATGGGTACCGTCACGCGGTCGACGTGACCGTCAGAACGTCGAGTCCGGGCCGAGCTTCGACGCCGGCCGTGTGA
- a CDS encoding TetR/AcrR family transcriptional regulator, producing the protein MDPAAPSISPSDGRVAGADDIDRRPAAVRGRKRDEDRTGAILEAAQAVLLEHGFDRFRIQDVAAHAGCGTGAIYRRWASKEDLLADAIRTMPDPTVEATDDPVADLHALIVGKLADICSEPDLVSGLVAAMRAHPVIDAAVRSRYTVPVFIGAIGRIIGPDHEHTDLLAELGPALVFHRAIFTPDTLDPHAVADEVIALTLAVRDQGVVSDG; encoded by the coding sequence ATGGATCCCGCCGCTCCCTCCATCAGCCCGTCCGACGGCCGCGTCGCCGGCGCCGACGACATCGACCGTCGTCCGGCCGCTGTCCGCGGTCGTAAGCGTGACGAAGATCGAACGGGAGCGATCCTCGAAGCTGCCCAAGCCGTGCTGCTCGAGCACGGATTCGACCGATTCCGCATCCAGGACGTCGCAGCTCACGCCGGTTGCGGTACCGGCGCGATCTACCGCCGATGGGCCAGCAAAGAAGACCTCTTGGCCGACGCGATCCGCACCATGCCAGACCCGACGGTCGAAGCGACCGATGACCCCGTCGCCGACCTGCACGCCCTCATCGTCGGCAAGCTCGCCGACATCTGCAGCGAACCCGATCTCGTCTCCGGACTCGTCGCCGCCATGCGCGCGCACCCCGTCATCGACGCCGCCGTGCGCAGCCGCTATACCGTCCCGGTGTTCATCGGCGCGATCGGTCGCATCATCGGACCCGATCACGAGCACACAGACCTGCTCGCCGAACTCGGGCCCGCCCTCGTCTTCCACCGGGCGATCTTCACCCCCGACACCCTCGACCCTCACGCGGTCGCCGACGAAGTGATCGCACTCACCCTCGCCGTACGCGACCAAGGAGTCGTGAGCGACGGCTGA
- a CDS encoding TetR/AcrR family transcriptional regulator produces MDGNGASGRDALISSARHLFAEQGIDAVSLREVARAAGHRNTNAVQYHFGDRDALVAAVVEPFEHDVGARRAALVDVLASEAVPPMRSIAGALVRPSAAMLEAPEGRAHLRIVAELIVDMDRFNASTGGADNHLVEWDRLARSNMADTTLPLHRRYAAISLCFGELGRRAATRRRPDHRLFVSDLIDLVTGVLLADVSDETRQLLDERERQRTQKQLDTPTEKAAP; encoded by the coding sequence ATGGACGGCAACGGCGCGAGTGGACGGGACGCACTGATCAGCAGTGCTCGGCATCTCTTCGCCGAGCAGGGCATCGACGCCGTCTCATTACGCGAGGTCGCCCGCGCGGCGGGTCACCGCAACACCAACGCGGTGCAATACCACTTCGGGGATCGCGATGCGCTCGTCGCAGCGGTCGTCGAACCGTTCGAGCACGATGTCGGCGCCCGACGAGCCGCACTCGTCGACGTCCTCGCCTCGGAAGCGGTTCCGCCGATGCGTTCGATCGCCGGTGCGCTGGTGCGCCCATCGGCGGCAATGCTCGAAGCGCCGGAGGGGCGCGCACACCTGCGCATCGTTGCCGAACTGATCGTCGACATGGACCGGTTCAACGCATCGACCGGTGGCGCCGACAACCACCTGGTCGAATGGGATCGTCTGGCCCGTTCGAACATGGCCGACACCACGCTCCCGCTGCACCGTCGCTACGCCGCCATCTCGCTCTGCTTCGGCGAACTCGGACGGCGGGCTGCCACCCGCCGCCGTCCGGATCACCGTCTCTTCGTCAGCGACCTGATCGACCTCGTGACCGGCGTCCTCCTCGCCGACGTGTCCGATGAGACGCGACAACTACTCGACGAGCGAGAACGACAACGCACACAGAAGCAACTCGACACTCCCACCGAAAAGGCAGCACCATGA
- a CDS encoding acyl-CoA dehydrogenase family protein — MAWDFETDPEFQEHLDWMDEFVTNEVQPLDLVLDDPYDKSDTAGLELITPLQEQVRERGLWACHLGPELGGPGYGQVKLALMNQILGRSRFAPTVFGCQAPDSGNAEILAHYGSDAQKERYLQPLLDGKISSCYSMTEPQGGADPTMFTTTAVKDGDEWVINGEKWFSSNAKFASFFIVMVVTNPDVSAYEGMSMFIVPAETPGVKIIRNTGIGNETEAEGSHAYMHYDNVRVSNDHLLGDPGAAFAIAQTRLGGGRIHHAMRTIAQVEAAFAMMCERALSRETRNGPLASLGVVQEQIADTWIEIEQFKLLVLRTAWRIDKYNDYRKVRKDISAVKVAMPKVYHDVALRAMHLHGALGVSNEMPFTGMLIASEVMALADGPTEVHKTTVARQVLREHKPVDGLWPSAHIPARKAAAREKYAAYFEREAADH, encoded by the coding sequence ATGGCCTGGGATTTCGAGACCGACCCCGAATTTCAAGAACACCTCGACTGGATGGACGAGTTCGTCACCAACGAGGTGCAGCCTCTCGACCTCGTACTCGACGACCCCTACGACAAGTCCGACACCGCCGGCCTGGAGCTCATCACCCCGCTGCAAGAACAGGTCCGCGAACGCGGGCTGTGGGCCTGTCACCTCGGCCCCGAACTCGGCGGCCCCGGCTACGGACAGGTCAAGCTCGCGCTGATGAACCAGATCCTCGGACGGTCCCGGTTCGCACCGACCGTGTTCGGCTGTCAGGCCCCCGACAGCGGCAACGCCGAGATCCTCGCCCACTACGGCAGCGACGCCCAGAAGGAGCGCTATCTCCAACCGCTGCTCGACGGCAAGATCAGCTCGTGCTACTCGATGACCGAACCTCAGGGCGGCGCAGATCCGACCATGTTCACCACCACCGCCGTGAAGGATGGCGACGAGTGGGTCATCAACGGTGAGAAGTGGTTCTCGTCCAACGCCAAGTTCGCCAGCTTCTTCATCGTCATGGTGGTCACCAATCCCGACGTGAGCGCGTACGAAGGCATGTCGATGTTCATCGTCCCGGCAGAGACGCCGGGCGTGAAGATCATCCGCAACACCGGGATCGGCAACGAGACCGAAGCGGAAGGCAGCCACGCCTACATGCACTACGACAACGTCCGCGTGAGCAACGACCACCTCCTCGGCGACCCGGGCGCCGCGTTCGCCATCGCCCAGACCCGCCTCGGCGGCGGTCGCATCCACCACGCGATGCGCACCATCGCCCAGGTCGAAGCAGCGTTCGCGATGATGTGCGAACGAGCGCTGTCACGTGAGACTCGCAACGGCCCGCTCGCCTCGCTCGGCGTCGTGCAGGAGCAGATCGCCGACACGTGGATCGAGATCGAGCAGTTCAAACTGCTCGTCCTTCGCACGGCGTGGCGCATCGACAAGTACAACGACTACCGCAAGGTCCGCAAAGACATCTCCGCCGTCAAGGTCGCGATGCCGAAGGTGTACCACGACGTCGCACTGCGGGCGATGCATCTGCACGGCGCACTCGGCGTGTCGAACGAGATGCCCTTCACCGGCATGCTCATCGCGTCCGAGGTCATGGCGCTCGCCGACGGCCCCACCGAGGTCCACAAGACCACCGTCGCCCGCCAGGTCCTCCGCGAACACAAGCCCGTCGACGGGCTCTGGCCGAGCGCTCACATCCCGGCCCGCAAGGCTGCCGCTCGGGAGAAGTACGCCGCGTACTTCGAGCGCGAGGCGGCCGATCACTGA
- a CDS encoding MFS transporter: MSNPTTPHHADPASHHEVEVVETSASQRRWILIATCLGLLAIMVSVSGLNVAQQALAADLGASQGQLLWIINGFTVALAATLLPLGALGDRIGRRTVLVVGLVSFAAINLASAFAGDPWVLVGLRVAMGVAAALVMPATLSTITAAFPADERGRAIGIWTGVAGGGGVIGLLSSALVVDNVTWPWVFAAPIGIAIAALVITLTQVPDTREAQEGRFDLIGSFLSVLAIGGIVLGIHEGPEQGWVAPITVAGFMVGIAALVGFVAWERREANPLLDVRVFSNRTLSAGAFSLTVMFAVIVGMFLVMIQLLQAVLGFSAVRSAVALIPMIATLMAAAPIAPNISARFGYRRTMVASLLVVTGALVWLAVLPASPAYLDVLPGMLLLGLGLGVAMTPSTTAITESLPAHQQGVASALNDTVREVGGAIGVALIGSVLAAGYRSGVAATADTLDPELGHMVEEGIGGAYTAAAQAGDAAPQIITAAQQGFIDGWGTAMWIAAGLTAVTAVVAHRLIPATATNNVIATTDELLVPART, from the coding sequence ATGTCGAACCCAACCACCCCCCACCACGCCGACCCGGCGTCACACCACGAAGTCGAGGTCGTCGAGACCTCCGCAAGCCAGCGTCGCTGGATCCTGATCGCCACCTGCCTCGGACTGTTGGCGATCATGGTCTCGGTCTCCGGACTCAACGTCGCACAGCAGGCGTTGGCCGCTGACCTCGGCGCCTCGCAGGGCCAACTCCTGTGGATCATCAACGGCTTCACCGTCGCCCTGGCCGCCACCCTGCTACCGCTCGGCGCGCTCGGCGATCGCATCGGTCGCCGAACCGTCCTGGTCGTCGGCCTCGTCAGCTTCGCCGCGATCAACCTCGCCTCCGCATTCGCCGGCGACCCGTGGGTGCTCGTCGGACTGCGAGTCGCGATGGGAGTGGCCGCCGCGCTCGTGATGCCCGCCACGCTGTCCACGATCACCGCAGCGTTCCCCGCAGACGAGCGAGGCCGAGCGATCGGGATCTGGACCGGCGTGGCCGGCGGCGGCGGCGTGATCGGACTCCTCAGTTCCGCCCTCGTGGTCGACAACGTCACCTGGCCCTGGGTGTTCGCCGCCCCGATCGGCATCGCGATCGCCGCACTCGTCATCACGCTCACCCAGGTCCCCGACACCCGCGAAGCCCAAGAAGGCCGCTTCGACCTCATCGGGTCGTTCCTGTCGGTACTCGCCATCGGCGGCATCGTGCTGGGCATCCACGAAGGCCCCGAACAGGGTTGGGTCGCGCCGATCACGGTCGCCGGCTTCATGGTCGGCATCGCTGCGCTCGTCGGCTTCGTCGCCTGGGAACGACGAGAGGCAAACCCGCTGCTCGACGTTCGCGTGTTCTCCAACCGAACGCTGTCGGCCGGGGCCTTCTCGCTGACCGTGATGTTCGCCGTGATCGTCGGCATGTTCCTCGTGATGATCCAACTGCTCCAGGCCGTACTCGGCTTCAGCGCCGTCCGCTCCGCGGTGGCCCTCATCCCGATGATCGCGACGCTGATGGCCGCCGCACCGATCGCACCGAACATCTCGGCCCGCTTCGGCTACCGCCGCACCATGGTCGCCAGCCTGCTCGTCGTCACCGGCGCCCTCGTGTGGTTGGCCGTGCTCCCCGCATCGCCCGCCTACCTCGACGTCCTACCTGGCATGCTCCTGCTCGGCCTCGGTCTCGGCGTCGCGATGACGCCGTCCACGACCGCGATCACCGAGTCACTCCCCGCCCACCAGCAGGGCGTGGCGTCGGCGCTCAACGACACCGTCCGCGAGGTCGGCGGTGCGATCGGCGTCGCACTCATCGGCTCGGTGCTCGCCGCCGGCTACCGATCCGGTGTCGCCGCAACCGCCGACACCCTCGACCCCGAACTCGGCCACATGGTCGAAGAAGGCATCGGCGGCGCCTACACCGCAGCCGCCCAAGCCGGCGACGCCGCGCCACAGATCATCACAGCGGCCCAGCAGGGCTTCATCGACGGCTGGGGAACCGCCATGTGGATCGCAGCCGGTCTCACCGCCGTCACCGCGGTCGTCGCACACCGACTGATTCCCGCAACCGCCACGAACAACGTCATCGCGACCACCGACGAGCTGCTCGTCCCCGCCCGAACGTGA
- a CDS encoding ABC transporter substrate-binding protein, with protein MHRPLATVLTLAIVTAAGCSSSGGGQGLPDFQLATTIADDAAPTTEPTDATAAPDSTVAPTTTADTTPDTAPTAPAEPAYPRTVDNALGSTEIAEQPERVVAVSGVADIDALLSLGVVPHAAAAFFPVNAAGDMSFAPWNQEYWGEVQSFLNRPQVNLEELATFDPDMIVGQIGSVESNDTMAAIAPVVAYDYPADWREPVRIFGEALDREAEAEAAIADVEARIAEIAERVPDGGLTLALITNGRDGNFTVYTPEHGAGIARALDEIGISYVDVPTDLSKERMGDLAPADWIVVYDFSVFDVNELLDDPLFQQLPAVQAGNVVSYDPIQTFATLYETSRSLPYVLDTVLTSIGL; from the coding sequence GTGCATCGCCCCCTCGCCACCGTCCTCACGCTCGCCATCGTCACCGCGGCCGGCTGCTCCAGCAGCGGCGGCGGTCAGGGGCTCCCCGACTTCCAACTCGCAACGACCATTGCCGACGACGCGGCACCGACAACGGAACCGACCGACGCGACGGCAGCACCAGACAGCACCGTCGCTCCGACGACGACGGCCGACACCACCCCCGACACGGCGCCCACCGCGCCGGCCGAGCCGGCGTACCCTCGCACCGTCGACAATGCACTCGGCAGCACCGAGATCGCCGAGCAGCCCGAACGGGTGGTCGCCGTGTCGGGCGTTGCCGACATCGATGCGCTGTTGAGTCTCGGCGTGGTGCCGCACGCGGCTGCGGCGTTCTTCCCGGTGAACGCTGCGGGCGACATGTCGTTCGCTCCGTGGAACCAAGAGTACTGGGGCGAGGTGCAGAGCTTCTTGAACCGACCGCAGGTGAACCTCGAAGAACTCGCCACGTTCGATCCCGACATGATCGTCGGTCAGATCGGTTCGGTGGAGTCGAACGACACGATGGCGGCGATCGCTCCGGTCGTCGCGTACGACTATCCGGCCGACTGGCGCGAACCGGTGCGCATCTTCGGTGAGGCACTCGACCGCGAGGCCGAGGCCGAGGCGGCCATCGCCGACGTCGAGGCACGGATCGCCGAAATCGCGGAGCGCGTCCCCGACGGCGGATTGACCCTCGCCCTGATCACCAACGGCCGCGATGGCAACTTCACGGTGTACACGCCCGAACACGGTGCCGGAATCGCACGAGCGCTCGACGAGATCGGCATCTCCTACGTCGACGTGCCGACCGACCTGTCGAAGGAGCGCATGGGCGACCTCGCGCCGGCTGACTGGATCGTCGTGTACGACTTCTCGGTGTTCGACGTGAACGAACTACTCGACGACCCGTTGTTCCAGCAGCTTCCGGCGGTTCAAGCGGGCAATGTGGTCAGCTACGACCCGATCCAGACGTTCGCGACGCTGTACGAGACGTCCCGCAGCCTGCCGTACGTCCTCGACACCGTCCTGACGTCGATCGGACTCTGA
- a CDS encoding phosphotransferase family protein, giving the protein MNPNETVDGVDLDRLRQWMDDHHLGSGDLTDVALLTGGTQNVLVRFRRDGRDYVLRRPPVHKRANSDETMRRESRVLAALAGTDVPHPGFIAGESDVEVLGASFYLMEPVDGFNAAAGLPEPHRSDPTMQREMGLALVDGAATLSTVDHEQVGLGDLGRPDGYLERQVGRWRKELAGYREISDQWVPDIPGVDEVGNWLDANRPENSAPGIIHGDYHTANVMYRHDGPQLAAIVDWELATIGDPLIDLGLIIAFRTHDDQASVGPGADLVQAFPPVDDLVARYAQRSGRDVSAAAWYGVLACYKTGIILEGTHARAIAGKAAKATGDTLHAITLSLFRKADRLIRES; this is encoded by the coding sequence ATGAATCCGAACGAGACCGTCGACGGCGTCGACCTGGATCGCCTGCGCCAGTGGATGGACGATCACCACCTCGGGTCCGGTGACCTCACCGACGTCGCCTTGCTGACGGGCGGCACGCAGAACGTGCTGGTCCGCTTCCGACGAGACGGTCGCGACTACGTGCTGCGGCGCCCGCCGGTCCACAAGCGGGCGAACAGCGACGAGACGATGCGGCGCGAATCTCGAGTGCTCGCAGCGCTCGCCGGCACCGACGTTCCGCACCCGGGGTTCATCGCGGGCGAATCCGATGTCGAGGTGCTCGGCGCGAGCTTCTACCTGATGGAGCCGGTCGACGGCTTCAACGCGGCAGCGGGGCTCCCCGAGCCACACCGGTCCGACCCGACGATGCAACGCGAGATGGGTCTCGCTCTCGTCGATGGCGCGGCGACGCTCAGTACGGTCGATCACGAGCAGGTCGGTCTCGGCGACCTCGGCCGACCCGACGGGTACCTCGAACGACAGGTCGGGCGCTGGCGAAAGGAGCTGGCGGGCTACCGCGAGATCAGCGACCAGTGGGTGCCCGACATTCCGGGCGTCGACGAGGTCGGGAACTGGCTCGATGCGAATCGCCCGGAGAACTCGGCGCCGGGCATCATCCACGGCGACTATCACACCGCCAACGTCATGTACCGACATGACGGCCCACAGTTGGCGGCGATCGTCGACTGGGAGCTCGCGACGATCGGCGATCCACTGATCGACCTGGGCCTGATCATCGCGTTCCGCACTCACGACGACCAGGCGAGCGTGGGACCCGGCGCCGACCTCGTCCAGGCGTTCCCACCGGTCGATGACCTCGTCGCCCGCTACGCACAACGTTCGGGGCGCGACGTCTCGGCGGCTGCCTGGTACGGCGTCCTCGCCTGCTACAAGACCGGCATCATCTTGGAGGGCACCCACGCTCGCGCGATCGCAGGCAAGGCTGCGAAGGCCACGGGCGACACCCTCCACGCCATCACGCTCAGCCTGTTCCGCAAGGCCGACCGGCTCATCCGTGAGTCCTGA